The following coding sequences are from one Arachis hypogaea cultivar Tifrunner chromosome 7, arahy.Tifrunner.gnm2.J5K5, whole genome shotgun sequence window:
- the LOC112701184 gene encoding uncharacterized protein, with translation MFEYESKDLHTPISSDDEGRGEKFPEFNDEYAHGEGRFELGTRFATVDRFKEVVKDCFIAEGREVKWIKNDKERVRVGCGDKECPYLVHLSYNKSLQCYQVKTYHPEHTCARDLGSNAADQHRLSKKIEKRMSTQPHMNTKEATDFLKEDFALCPHPKMVYRVVKEAREKIQGNEKEQYKRFRDYCEEILRSNPGSSARLELMLIPYGPPVFDKLYICLEACKQGFKDGCRPLLHLDGCFLKTYYGGWLLAAVAQDANNQFYVVAYGVVRAETKDAWKWFLTNLQGDIGDDANHGWNFISDQQKITPIYGYCHCSGLLPALKEVMPHAKLHNCVMHMWKNFINRYNDLYIRQVVWECARCTTVAEFKECMEKLKIVNKGAWEYLSKFEPETWVKAYFSYGPKVDNLTNNMCEVFNAKIVSYRCKPILTMCEKIRCYLMRRMVNHKRVLENHSGRLAPVQEKRMEKLLNLSTKWTAEWVGDNGRKRFEVSRKGTKVDVDLIRHSCSCNRWQLTGMPCLHAFAAIRKRHDTPQDYVHPWLCMESIRRTYAHCIKPVPSPEFWVGTEFSKPNPPIIKRPIGRPKVHNRQKDPAEPLMQEGKLKRSFVVSCSKCGSEDASSSQPVSSPNPTVVESPATSNPPMPQAPTRVTRSTLIISPPGPTTAQTRPPVPTIGRPFKPSAKANDTSRPQ, from the exons ATGTTTGAGTATGAGTCTAAAGACTTACATACTCCCATATCATCTGATGATGAAGGAAGAGGTGAAAAGTTTCCAGAGTTTAATGATGAGTATGCTCATGGTGAGGGCAGGTTTGAGCTAGGAACTAGGTTTGCCACTGTAGACAGGTTCAAGGAGGTAGTTAAGGATTGTTTCATCGCTGAGGGTCGGGAAGTGAAATGGATAAAAAATGACAAAGAGAGAGTGAGAGTGGGGTGTGGGGATAAGGAGTGCCCTTACTTGGTTCACTTGTCATATAACAAAAGTCTGCAGTGTTATCAAGTGAAGACCTACCATCCAGAACACACTTGTGCGAGGGATTTGGGCAGCAACGCTGCTGATCAACACAGGCTAAGTAAGAAGATTGAAAAGCGGATGTCCACCCAACCACACATGAATACAAAGGAGGCTACTGATTTTCTTAAGGAGGACTTTGCCCTCTGTCCCCATCCTAAAATGGTTTATAGAGTAGTGAAGGAGGCTAGGGAGAAGATCCAAGGAAATGAAAAGGAACAATACAAGAGATTCAGGGATTATTGTGAGGAAATACTGAGGAGCAATCCAGGCTCATCAGCCAGGCTTGAGCTCATGCTAATTCCATATGGTCCCCCTGTTTTTGATAAACTATACATTTGCCTAGAGGCCTGCAAACAAGGTTTCAAAGATGGTTGTCGTCCCCTATTGCATTTGGATGGGTGCTTTCTGAAGACATATTACGGTGGTTGGCTTCTAGCAGCAGTTGCTCAGGATGCAAACAACCAATTTTATGTTGTTGCCTATGGAGTGGTCAGGGCTGAGACTAAGGATGCCTGGAAGTGGTTCCTGACCAATCTGCAAGGGGACATAGGAGACGATGCTAACCATGGCTGGAACTTCATTTCAGACCAACAGAAGATAACTCCAATTTATGGTTATTGTCATTGCTCT GGTTTGCTGCCTGCGTTGAAGGAGGTCATGCCTCATGCTAAGCTCCACAATTGCGTTATGCATATGTGGAAAAACTTCATCAATCGTTACAATGATCTGTACATTCGACAAGTTGTGTGGGAGTGTGCCAGGTGCACGACTGTTGCTGAGTTCAAGGAATGCATGGAGAAGTTGAAAATAGTTAACAAGGGTGCCTGGGAGTACCTCAGCAAATTTGAACCTGAGACATGGGTGAAGGCTTACTTCTCCTATGGGCCAAAAGTGGATAACCTCACAAACAATATGTGTGAGGTTTTTAATGCAAAAATAGTAAGCTATCGCTGCAAGCCTATCCTGACCATGTGTGAAAAAATCAGATGCTATCTCATGAGGCGGATGGTGAATCATAAACGGGTCTTGGAGAATCACTCAGGGAGGCTAGCACCAGTTCAGGAAAAGAGGATGGAGAAGCTATTAAACCTAAGCACCAAGTGGACAGCTGAATGGGTTGGTGATAATGGACGAAAGAGGTTTGAGGTTTCTCGGAAAGGAACTAAGGTGGATGTGGACCTCATTAGGCACAGTTGCTCATGCAATCGATGGCAACTGACTG GCATGCCCTGCTTACATGCATTTGCTGCCATAAGGAAGAGACATGACACACCTCAGGACTATGTTCACCCTTGGCTATGCATGGAGTCCATTAGGAGGACATATGCACACTGTATTAAGCCTGTTCCAAGTCCAGAATTTTGGGTTGGAACTGAGTTCTCGAAGCCAAACCCACCTATTATCAAAAGGCCAATTGGACGGCCAAAGGTTCATAATAGGCAAAAGGATCCGGCTGAGCCACTCATGCAAGAAGGAAAACTGAAAAGGTCATTCGTTGTATCTTGCAGCAAGTGTG GTTCAGAG GATGCATCCAGCAGCCAACCAGTCAGCTCCCCAAACCCCACTGTTGTGGAATCACCTGCCACAAGCAATCCACCTATGCCACAAGCTCCAACAAGGGTGACAAGATCCACACTTATCATTTCACCTCCAGGACCAACAACTGCTCAAACCAGGCCACCAGTCCCAACTATAGGCCGTCCATTTAAACCTTCAGCGAAAGCCAATGATACATCTCGCCCACAATAG
- the LOC112702595 gene encoding expansin-A13: MLLTTLSTLTLTIATLFTLSPLATSHYSSSQQPPSSPSSSTSLSEWRSAHATYYAAADPRDAVGGACGYGDLVKAGYGMATVGLSEALFERGQICGACFEVKCVDDLKWCIPGTSIIVTATNFCAPNYGFDNEGGGHCNPPNKHFVLPIEAFEKIAIWKAGNMPVQYRRIQCRREGGIRFTVTGSGIFLSVLISNVAGHGDIVAVKVKGSRTGWLPMGRNWGQNWHINALLQNQPLSFEVTGSDGKTVTSYNVAPKDWSFGQTFEGKQFEP; this comes from the exons ATGTTACTCACCACACTCTCCACACTCACACTAACCATTGCTACTCTCTTCACACTCTCTCCCCTTGCCACGTCACACTACTCTTCTTCCCAACAACCACCTTCCTCTCCCTCTTCTTCAACTTCCCTCTCCGAGTGGCGATCCGCGCACGCCACCTACTACGCCGCTGCCGACCCTCGCGACGCTGTCGGCGGCGCGTGCGGCTACGGCGACCTCGTGAAAGCCGGCTACGGCATGGCAACCGTTGGTCTCAGCGAGGCACTCTTTGAACGCGGCCAGATCTGCGGCGCGTGCTTCGAGGTGAAGTGTGTGGATGATCTCAAGTGGTGTATACCTGGAACTTCCATTATTGTAACCGCCACGAACTTCTGTGCGCCCAATTACGGGTTTGATAATGAAGGTGGTGGACACTGTAACCCTCCAAATAAGCATTTTGTGCTTCCGATTGAGGCCTTTGAGAAGATCGCCATTTGGAAGGCTGGCAACATGCCGGTCCAGTATAGAAG GATACAATGCAGAAGGGAAGGAGGAATCCGGTTTACAGTAACTGGCTCTGGTATCTTCCTTTCAGTGCTTATCAGCAATGTTGCTGGTCATGGAGACATAGTCGCCGTGAAGGTTAAGGGCTCCAGAACAGGTTGGCTCCCAATGGGTCGGAATTGGGGCCAGAACTGGCACATAAATGCGTTACTACAAAACCAACCTCTTTCCTTTGAGGTTACCGGTAGCGATGGAAAAACAGTTACATCCTACAATGTTGCCCCCAAGGATTGGAGCTTTGGACAAACCTTTGAAGGCAAGCAATTTGAGCCCTAA
- the LOC112702596 gene encoding protein ALTERED XYLOGLUCAN 9: protein MLGAVQLGLLAACVVLFVPMGMAGWHLSRNKVLFFSGALFITLAVGVHLTPYFPSVSDFVTSVSSSSSGDGVLLVDDNDRSSCVSFLHDIDWEVKPSMDFDPLVHKNSLNYNKSWSWRRSSSVESCEFQRLKRHHVSDLLNGSWVMVAGDSQARFFTMALLGLVLDSERMESVRESLFKRHSNYHVVVAEMGMKLDFIWAPYTTNLTDLVMEFKENHVYPDLLVMGSGLWHMLHINNASEYGVELRVLRSSVASLLPISPEFGSVSVRSPHLFWLGMPTLVNSMLNTQEKKEKMTDLVTVEYEREVERSNILRKFGGPFQLLDMGSLSWNCGNKCTDDGMHYDLVVYEAAVHILLNALLIESNQKL from the coding sequence atGTTAGGTGCAGTGCAGTTGGGGTTGTTAGCAGCGTGTGTTGTGCTCTTTGTTCCTATGGGTATGGCTGGTTGGCACCTTAGCCGCAACAAGGTTCTTTTCTTCAGTGGCGCACTCTTCATCACTCTAGCAGTTGGTGTTCACTTAACCCCTTATTTCCCTTCGGTTTCTGATTTTGTTACttcagtttcttcttcttcttctggtgATGGTGTTCTTCTTGTGGATGATAATGACCGTAGTTCTTGTGTTTCATTCTTGCACGATATTGATTGGGAGGTCAAGCCAAGCATGGACTTTGACCCTTTGGTTCACAAGAACTCTTTGAACTACAACAAGTCTTGGTCTTGGAGGAGATCAAGTTCTGTTGAATCCTGTGAgtttcagaggctgaaaaggcaCCATGTCTCTGATTTGCTTAATGGTTCTTGGGTCATGGTTGCTGGTGATTCCCAGGCTAGATTCTTTACAATGGCTTTGCTTGGTTTGGTATTGGATTCTGAGCGTATGGAATCTGTTAGAGAATCTTTATTCAAGAGGCATAGCAATTACCATGTTGTGGTTGCTGaaatgggcatgaaattggatTTTATTTGGGCACCTTATACTACAAATTTGACCGatttggttatggagtttaaggagAATCATGTGTATCCTGATCTTTTGGTTATGGGTTCTGGTCTTTGGCACATGTTGCATATCAACAATGCTTCAGAATATGGTGTTGAGTTAAGAGTTTTGAGGAGTTCCGTGGCATCTCTATTGCCTATATCCCCGGAGTTCGGCTCTGTATCAGTCCGATCGCCGCACTTGTTTTGGCTCGGCATGCCTACTCTGGTGAACTCAATGTTGAACACacaggagaagaaggagaagatgacTGATCTAGTGACAGTTGAGTATGAGAGAGAGGTTGAGAGGAGCAACATTTTGAGGAAATTTGGGGGGCCATTTCAGCTTCTTGATATGGGATCCTTGAGTTGGAATTGTGGGAACAAGTGTACAGATGATGGTATGCATTATGATTTAGTAGTTTATGAAGCTGCGGTTCATATCTTGTTGAATGCATTGCTTATTGAATCTAATCAGAAGCTATGA